One window of the Carnobacterium maltaromaticum DSM 20342 genome contains the following:
- a CDS encoding CtsR family transcriptional regulator — translation MQNQNMSDIIEAYLKQVLTAHEQIEIRRSEMANQFNCVPSQINYVINTRFTIQQGYLVESKRGGGGYIRIIKVKLLDKAEMLDAMIQIIGDKISQKDAYSIVQKLYEDDMLTKREATLILSAMEKPVLTLCGKLENELRAQILIAFLNNLRYE, via the coding sequence ATGCAAAATCAAAATATGTCTGATATTATTGAGGCCTATTTGAAACAAGTTTTAACTGCCCATGAACAAATTGAAATTCGGCGTAGTGAAATGGCTAATCAATTTAATTGTGTGCCTTCTCAAATTAATTATGTAATTAACACGCGCTTTACCATCCAACAAGGTTATCTAGTTGAAAGTAAACGCGGTGGTGGTGGATACATTAGAATTATTAAAGTAAAATTATTAGACAAAGCAGAAATGCTCGATGCCATGATTCAAATTATTGGCGATAAAATTTCACAAAAAGATGCCTATTCAATTGTTCAAAAGTTATATGAAGATGATATGTTAACAAAACGTGAGGCAACTCTAATCCTTTCTGCAATGGAAAAACCAGTCTTAACCTTGTGTGGGAAATTAGAAAATGAATTGCGAGCTCAAATTTTAATTGCATTCTTAAATAATCTAAGATATGAGTAA
- a CDS encoding ATP-dependent Clp protease ATP-binding subunit → MDELFTEKAKLVLILAQEEAKNFRHHSVGTEHILLALVVEQDGMAGKTLRQFAVNEQDVREEIEHFTGYGTMKNVPKNALLPYSPRAKQVITFATDEARRLGAPLVGTEHLLLGLLREEEILSSKILSNLDVSLNKTRQLLLKKIGVSDVNGTKGARRGRQSPKQATGGTPTLDSLARDLTALAKEGKMDPVVGRHKEVHRLIQVLSRRTKNNPVLVGEPGVGKTAIAEGLAQKIINGEVPKDMAKKRLMMLDMGSMVAGTKYRGEFEDRMKKVIEEIYQDGQVILFIDELHTLIGAGGAEGAIDASNILKPALARGELQTIGATTLDEYQKYIEKDAALERRFAPITVDEPTPEEAEEILLGLRSRYEEHHGVEVTDEAIHAAVQFSTRYITSRQLPDKAIDLIDESAAKVRLDVSDKPTPVAVAVAELDQLVNDKELAIQMQDFEKAAAIRTKEMRQKKKIETLIVKEGKQHSASKLQVTEFDVAEVVSLWTGIPVQQMEQKESERLLNLEKVLHSRVVGQEDAVSAVSRAMRRARSGLKDPNRPIGSFMFLGPTGVGKTELAKALAESMFGSEDALIRVDMSEYMEKYSTSRLIGSPPGYVGYDEGGQLTEKIRQKPYSVVLLDEVEKAHPDVFNILLQVLDDGHLTDAKGRKVDFKNTILIMTSNLGATSLRDEKSVGFSTKDTKKDHKAMEKRILEELKNTFRPEFINRIDETIVFHSLEKNELNEIVKLMAAIIVKRLKDLDIHVKITPAAIEVIAKAGFDPEYGARPLRRALQKEVEDRLSEELLNKTVKIGDHVTIGAAKGKINIQVKELKKKAKPETVEVK, encoded by the coding sequence ATGGATGAATTATTCACTGAAAAAGCTAAGCTAGTTTTAATACTTGCCCAAGAAGAGGCTAAAAATTTCCGTCATCATTCAGTTGGCACAGAGCATATTTTATTAGCTCTAGTTGTTGAACAAGATGGGATGGCTGGGAAAACATTACGACAATTTGCCGTAAACGAACAAGATGTCCGTGAAGAAATTGAACATTTCACAGGTTACGGCACCATGAAAAATGTTCCTAAAAATGCTTTGCTACCGTACTCTCCTCGTGCGAAACAAGTGATTACGTTTGCAACCGATGAGGCTAGACGCTTGGGTGCACCTTTGGTTGGAACGGAGCATTTGTTATTAGGTTTATTACGTGAAGAAGAAATCCTTTCTTCAAAAATTTTAAGTAATCTAGATGTTAGTTTAAATAAAACGCGCCAACTATTATTGAAGAAAATCGGTGTTTCCGACGTTAACGGGACTAAAGGAGCAAGACGCGGTCGTCAATCACCTAAACAAGCAACAGGTGGAACTCCTACGTTAGATTCATTAGCACGAGATTTAACAGCACTTGCTAAAGAGGGGAAAATGGATCCAGTTGTGGGTCGGCATAAAGAAGTTCACCGCTTAATTCAAGTTTTGAGCCGCCGAACTAAAAATAATCCAGTTTTAGTAGGTGAACCAGGAGTTGGTAAAACAGCGATTGCAGAAGGTTTAGCGCAAAAGATTATCAATGGTGAAGTACCCAAAGATATGGCTAAAAAACGTTTGATGATGCTAGATATGGGATCTATGGTAGCTGGTACTAAGTATCGTGGTGAATTTGAAGATAGAATGAAAAAAGTTATTGAAGAAATCTATCAAGATGGCCAAGTCATTTTATTTATTGATGAATTACACACCCTAATTGGTGCAGGTGGAGCTGAAGGCGCTATTGATGCTTCAAACATTCTAAAACCTGCCTTAGCCCGTGGTGAGTTACAAACCATTGGTGCTACGACTTTAGATGAATATCAAAAATATATTGAAAAAGATGCTGCATTAGAAAGACGTTTTGCGCCTATTACTGTTGATGAACCAACTCCGGAAGAGGCTGAGGAAATTCTTTTAGGTCTTCGTTCACGGTATGAGGAACATCATGGTGTGGAAGTTACAGACGAAGCTATCCATGCTGCTGTCCAATTTTCAACTCGCTACATTACATCTCGACAATTGCCAGATAAAGCAATTGATTTAATTGATGAATCAGCTGCTAAAGTTCGGTTAGATGTTTCTGATAAACCAACTCCAGTTGCTGTAGCAGTTGCAGAATTAGATCAACTTGTAAATGATAAAGAACTGGCTATTCAAATGCAAGATTTTGAAAAAGCTGCCGCTATTCGGACGAAAGAAATGCGTCAAAAGAAAAAAATAGAAACCTTGATTGTCAAAGAAGGAAAACAACATTCTGCATCCAAATTACAAGTAACCGAGTTTGATGTTGCTGAGGTTGTCTCTCTTTGGACTGGAATTCCAGTGCAACAAATGGAACAAAAAGAAAGTGAACGTTTACTGAATTTAGAAAAAGTATTGCATAGTCGGGTTGTTGGACAAGAAGATGCTGTAAGTGCAGTGTCTAGAGCAATGAGACGTGCTAGAAGCGGTTTGAAAGATCCTAACAGACCAATAGGCTCATTTATGTTTTTAGGACCTACAGGTGTAGGGAAAACGGAATTAGCCAAAGCTTTAGCTGAATCAATGTTTGGTAGTGAAGATGCGTTGATTCGTGTAGATATGTCTGAATACATGGAAAAATATAGTACAAGTCGTTTAATAGGTTCCCCACCAGGCTATGTTGGATATGATGAAGGTGGACAATTGACTGAAAAAATTCGTCAAAAACCATATTCAGTTGTTCTATTGGATGAAGTTGAAAAAGCTCATCCAGATGTCTTTAACATTCTGTTACAGGTTCTAGATGATGGACATTTAACAGATGCTAAGGGTCGCAAAGTCGATTTTAAAAATACAATTTTAATTATGACTTCAAACCTTGGCGCAACATCATTAAGAGATGAAAAATCAGTTGGATTTAGTACGAAAGATACGAAAAAAGATCATAAAGCAATGGAAAAACGTATTCTGGAAGAATTGAAAAATACGTTTAGACCTGAATTTATTAATCGAATTGATGAAACTATTGTTTTCCACAGTTTAGAAAAAAATGAATTAAATGAAATTGTTAAGCTGATGGCAGCAATTATTGTCAAACGCCTAAAAGATCTAGATATCCATGTAAAAATTACTCCAGCAGCTATTGAAGTAATTGCTAAAGCTGGATTTGATCCAGAGTATGGAGCTCGTCCATTACGCAGAGCCTTACAAAAAGAAGTTGAAGATCGTTTGAGTGAAGAATTACTAAATAAAACAGTTAAAATTGGAGACCATGTGACAATTGGTGCTGCTAAAGGTAAAATTAACATTCAAGTTAAAGAATTGAAAAAGAAAGCAAAACCTGAGACAGTTGAAGTGAAATAA